A single Corynebacterium resistens DSM 45100 DNA region contains:
- a CDS encoding helicase-associated domain-containing protein has product MTAGFPSFIEWLAGQPDEALTAIRPTALHDVTDVASLRSIDLLLLHAATELDAAAQPATVSELMETVEELLNIAGTPAELRPQRAELDVAVLKLASHGFIYGPNWKLSPTTSSTTPLPASSAWEFKIAPTVASYFDPATTEAWALADHHRCPIPTAEIAEIVEALPPRQRRLVQTLHASGGVGHSASVGPDGDPQAPLPTMVRGGLLDQLDDTTVRLTGRVEQYLNGAIIAEPGGDFRPTDCPRYSQPRDAQQHKEKAPELDGDQGAGSVTSTTSDPITATAVSNAVQTILELTELLTDLSQHPIDPLTNGGIGLRNLSKTAKRLNISEDDLTARLTLAIETGLIATGYLEPSTEEFPAPYWGITQEGKQFLNSELGTQWAQLLLGWAHSSYAPWAAESLDVRAFEPALFLLPAVRARQCFPFCFPTPTAEPTPTPPRPPSIPQTMWRVNPAVAHAATQGMWDELFSEARRLGLMVDATAAFSMAELATVLSSPNGARLQEVQSSLSTRLSHLLPKPVQYLIIQSDHTIMAPGLLSPSDAARLRSIAVQESSGMASVWRVTTEAILRAYTDGATREELEGFLAAMTPGGWPAVPQSLQYTIADAERLYQNATANPAPLFHKTPQYVVTTITNPESNEEEAFFWDGEWETIISAVENQRLIMAEEAEGGAASESKESNSAPTLRQLPEIKQALRRAMRMGHPIVVRYVEANGQPTQRTIEVVMAEPARVVGVETDSRDSVQVQISNIEWVRPTEVP; this is encoded by the coding sequence ATGACTGCTGGCTTTCCTTCCTTCATCGAGTGGCTTGCGGGGCAACCAGACGAGGCACTGACGGCCATCCGCCCCACTGCACTTCACGATGTAACGGACGTAGCCTCGCTCCGATCAATCGATCTTCTGCTGCTCCACGCGGCCACAGAACTGGATGCCGCAGCCCAACCTGCGACCGTCAGCGAGCTAATGGAAACCGTCGAAGAGCTTCTCAACATCGCCGGTACACCGGCAGAACTGCGGCCGCAGCGCGCTGAGCTCGACGTCGCGGTACTCAAACTCGCCTCCCACGGCTTCATCTACGGTCCGAACTGGAAACTCTCCCCAACAACTTCCAGCACGACCCCACTCCCGGCTTCTAGCGCATGGGAGTTCAAAATCGCGCCCACTGTAGCGTCATATTTCGATCCGGCAACAACAGAGGCCTGGGCACTCGCCGATCACCATCGCTGCCCCATCCCAACCGCCGAGATTGCCGAGATTGTGGAAGCACTTCCCCCAAGGCAGCGCCGTCTTGTGCAAACCCTGCACGCCAGCGGCGGCGTAGGGCATTCCGCATCCGTCGGCCCTGATGGGGATCCCCAAGCGCCACTTCCTACGATGGTTCGTGGTGGGTTATTGGACCAGTTGGACGATACGACTGTGCGCCTTACGGGGCGCGTCGAACAGTATCTGAATGGCGCGATCATTGCGGAGCCTGGTGGTGATTTCCGCCCCACAGATTGCCCGCGATACTCCCAACCCCGAGATGCCCAGCAGCACAAGGAGAAAGCGCCAGAGCTGGATGGAGACCAGGGGGCGGGCAGTGTCACCTCCACCACTTCTGATCCCATCACTGCCACGGCCGTATCAAACGCCGTTCAAACTATCTTGGAGCTCACCGAGCTGCTCACTGATCTTTCCCAGCATCCCATCGACCCCCTCACCAACGGCGGAATTGGCCTACGCAATCTGAGTAAAACGGCCAAGCGGCTGAACATTTCCGAAGACGACCTCACCGCGCGCCTCACCCTAGCCATCGAAACCGGACTGATAGCAACCGGCTATCTCGAACCTTCCACAGAAGAGTTCCCCGCCCCTTACTGGGGTATCACCCAGGAAGGAAAGCAGTTCTTAAACAGTGAGCTGGGCACACAATGGGCACAGCTCCTCCTCGGCTGGGCACACAGTTCTTACGCACCTTGGGCCGCCGAGAGTCTCGATGTGCGCGCTTTCGAGCCCGCGCTCTTCCTCCTTCCGGCCGTGAGGGCGCGGCAATGTTTCCCATTTTGTTTCCCGACGCCCACAGCGGAACCCACCCCCACGCCACCTAGGCCCCCATCAATTCCGCAGACGATGTGGCGAGTTAACCCTGCGGTGGCCCATGCAGCAACCCAAGGGATGTGGGATGAGCTGTTTTCCGAGGCACGCAGATTGGGGCTCATGGTTGATGCCACGGCTGCATTCAGTATGGCGGAACTTGCGACCGTCCTCAGCTCACCGAATGGCGCGAGACTACAAGAAGTACAGTCTTCTCTCAGCACACGGCTATCGCACTTACTTCCAAAACCGGTGCAGTACCTCATCATTCAAAGCGACCACACAATTATGGCACCAGGTCTGCTGAGCCCTAGCGATGCCGCGCGTCTGCGCAGCATCGCTGTTCAGGAGTCCAGTGGAATGGCCAGCGTGTGGCGAGTGACCACCGAAGCAATCCTTCGCGCGTACACCGATGGCGCTACTCGCGAGGAGTTGGAGGGCTTCCTCGCCGCCATGACCCCCGGGGGTTGGCCCGCGGTGCCCCAATCACTGCAGTACACAATCGCGGATGCGGAAAGGCTCTATCAGAATGCCACCGCCAACCCCGCTCCCCTGTTTCACAAGACTCCCCAGTACGTAGTTACCACTATCACCAACCCCGAATCGAATGAGGAGGAAGCCTTCTTTTGGGATGGGGAATGGGAAACCATCATCAGTGCAGTGGAAAACCAACGCCTCATCATGGCCGAAGAAGCGGAGGGCGGGGCGGCGTCGGAATCAAAAGAAAGCAATTCAGCGCCAACGTTGCGCCAGCTGCCCGAGATCAAGCAAGCATTGCGCCGCGCCATGCGGATGGGGCACCCCATCGTGGTGCGTTATGTGGAAGCAAATGGGCAGCCGACGCAGCGCACCATCGAAGTTGTGATGGCAGAGCCCGCGCGCGTGGTGGGTGTGGAAACAGACAGCCGAGATTCGGTGCAGGTGCAAATAAGCAATATCGAATGGGTACGGCCCACTGAGGTGCCCTAA
- a CDS encoding IS256-like element IS1249 family transposase, whose amino-acid sequence MSKNQPRCHCGGEMKRNGTTSKGTTRWRCKQCGASSVKRRNDITNAAVFTQFIEHCTTAISLDDLAKRNGVSRATMKRRFKWCWLVDVPDPTAGHHKRIYDQVFLDGTYTAGGCLIVAATIDHVIAWHWCKHETTRDYQLLLERIEAPLIAVIDGGQGAYSAIKKCWPTTKIQRCLVHAQRVVRRYTTTNPRTDAGRTIYRLALKLTRITTLDEAAAWGVQLHEFSTIYREWMNEKTMIKDPKTGAWTRVWTHHNVRKAYNSLNHLWRSEMLFVYLNPPAGVLAPERIKSTTNSLEGGINAQLKLLARTHRGRSGERQRRMLDWWLYLKTELPDDPVRIARQSDWGQGQLAKVSTLTQTENQADHETGRPALYDNAIDTDYTHSIGIQKGQI is encoded by the coding sequence ATGTCGAAGAACCAACCACGCTGCCACTGCGGCGGTGAAATGAAACGCAACGGCACCACCAGCAAAGGCACCACCAGATGGCGCTGCAAACAATGCGGCGCCTCCAGCGTCAAACGTCGAAACGACATCACCAACGCGGCAGTGTTCACCCAGTTCATCGAGCATTGCACCACCGCAATATCACTCGACGACCTAGCCAAACGAAACGGTGTTAGCCGCGCCACCATGAAGCGGCGCTTCAAGTGGTGCTGGCTCGTTGATGTGCCTGACCCCACCGCCGGCCACCACAAGCGGATCTACGACCAGGTATTTCTCGATGGCACCTACACCGCCGGTGGCTGCCTGATCGTCGCGGCGACCATCGACCACGTGATCGCCTGGCACTGGTGCAAACACGAAACCACCCGCGACTACCAACTGCTGCTTGAACGCATCGAAGCCCCACTCATCGCCGTCATCGACGGCGGCCAAGGCGCATACAGCGCAATCAAAAAGTGCTGGCCGACTACGAAAATTCAACGCTGCCTCGTCCACGCCCAACGCGTGGTCCGCCGCTACACCACCACCAACCCACGCACCGATGCCGGGCGCACCATCTACCGACTTGCGCTGAAACTGACCCGGATCACCACACTGGATGAAGCCGCCGCGTGGGGTGTGCAACTGCACGAGTTTTCAACGATCTACCGGGAATGGATGAACGAGAAAACCATGATCAAAGACCCCAAAACAGGTGCATGGACCCGCGTGTGGACCCACCACAACGTGCGCAAGGCCTACAACAGCCTCAACCATCTTTGGCGGTCCGAGATGCTGTTTGTCTACCTCAACCCGCCAGCAGGAGTCCTTGCGCCCGAGCGGATCAAATCCACCACCAACAGCTTAGAAGGCGGCATCAACGCCCAGCTCAAACTGCTCGCCAGAACCCACCGCGGCAGATCAGGCGAACGACAACGCCGCATGCTGGATTGGTGGCTCTACTTAAAAACGGAACTGCCTGACGATCCAGTACGAATCGCCAGGCAGTCCGACTGGGGCCAGGGCCAACTCGCCAAAGTATCCACCCTGACCCAAACCGAGAACCAAGCCGACCACGAAACAGGACGCCCAGCCCTCTACGACAACGCTATCGACACCGACTACACCCACTCAATCGGCATTCAAAAAGGCCAAATCTAA
- a CDS encoding resuscitation-promoting factor Rpf1 domain-containing protein → MGRHTKQNSFSTTARLTLAGMAVVGASAAIAPAASAAPDSDWDRLAQCEAGGNWQINTGNGFHGGLQFSPSTWNAHGGQKYAPYAYQATREQQIAVAEKVLASQGWGAWPACSAKLGLNSAPTPRTAAAKPKAAPKPAPAPAVQKAVKDLAAQKNTLAVDAVWDKVVKRIEAAGYSVPPQLTHFYKAHRHQLNAFYNANKHAVHAVIPR, encoded by the coding sequence ATGGGACGCCACACTAAGCAAAACTCTTTCTCCACCACCGCCCGCCTAACCCTCGCCGGAATGGCTGTCGTCGGCGCATCCGCAGCGATCGCACCCGCCGCTTCCGCCGCCCCAGATTCCGACTGGGACCGCTTGGCTCAGTGTGAGGCCGGTGGCAACTGGCAGATCAACACCGGCAACGGCTTCCACGGTGGTTTGCAATTCTCCCCAAGCACCTGGAACGCCCACGGTGGCCAGAAGTACGCTCCATACGCATACCAGGCAACCCGTGAGCAGCAGATCGCTGTTGCTGAAAAGGTCTTGGCAAGCCAGGGCTGGGGCGCATGGCCAGCCTGCTCCGCGAAGTTGGGTCTGAATTCTGCTCCAACCCCACGCACCGCGGCTGCGAAGCCTAAGGCTGCACCAAAGCCAGCACCAGCCCCTGCAGTACAGAAGGCCGTCAAGGATCTAGCGGCTCAAAAGAACACCTTGGCAGTGGACGCAGTTTGGGACAAGGTTGTGAAGCGCATCGAGGCTGCTGGCTACTCTGTACCTCCACAGCTGACCCACTTCTACAAGGCTCACCGTCACCAGCTGAACGCGTTCTACAACGCCAATAAGCACGCCGTTCACGCTGTTATTCCTCGCTAG
- a CDS encoding cold-shock protein, protein MPTGRVKWYDADRGYGFVSNPGDEDVYVGSQVLPDGVDELVKGQRMEYEFVAGRRGPQVLSITHLDEAPRRAQRKFSTEELHKMVQDTITLLDGRVLPTLQSGRRPERKESKQIADILRTIARELDA, encoded by the coding sequence ATGCCTACAGGAAGAGTGAAGTGGTACGACGCGGATCGCGGCTATGGCTTTGTGAGCAATCCTGGTGATGAAGACGTTTACGTCGGTTCGCAGGTCCTGCCGGATGGCGTGGACGAGCTAGTTAAGGGCCAGCGCATGGAGTACGAGTTCGTGGCTGGTCGTCGTGGCCCGCAGGTACTCAGCATTACCCACCTCGATGAAGCCCCTCGACGTGCACAACGCAAGTTCAGCACCGAGGAACTGCACAAAATGGTGCAGGATACAATCACGCTTCTCGATGGTCGCGTGTTGCCTACTTTGCAGTCGGGTCGCCGCCCAGAGCGCAAGGAATCCAAGCAAATTGCGGACATCTTGCGCACCATTGCTCGCGAACTGGACGCATAG
- a CDS encoding DUF2771 domain-containing protein, which yields MNEDNRDTRAEAFARAGEASDKKESIKTKVEGAPGTATSNKVSKKVRRKREQRKQLMAFAAIVVVVAIVGAAIVFYNKWKGEQVETLPQDQRIVAVVNGQEQEIAPYSTCEIDDKDCKPGKPVPVELKGAKEFTLKIPHDVSNHDWSMLKIYNDPGANRDNYFRSDETQEVKLKLAAERKSADGSTPSLKLIEIRSLLVGLDADKKQTPVNTIWSIEIKE from the coding sequence GTGAATGAAGACAATCGGGATACTAGGGCAGAAGCTTTCGCACGGGCCGGCGAGGCGTCGGACAAAAAAGAAAGCATAAAAACCAAAGTTGAAGGGGCACCTGGTACGGCGACCAGCAACAAGGTAAGCAAGAAGGTAAGGCGGAAGCGGGAACAACGTAAGCAATTGATGGCTTTCGCCGCGATTGTGGTGGTTGTGGCCATCGTCGGGGCAGCCATCGTCTTCTACAACAAGTGGAAAGGTGAGCAGGTTGAGACCTTGCCCCAGGATCAGCGGATCGTAGCGGTTGTCAACGGCCAAGAACAGGAAATAGCCCCCTACTCCACCTGTGAAATCGACGATAAGGACTGCAAACCAGGCAAGCCGGTTCCAGTTGAGCTCAAAGGGGCGAAAGAGTTCACCCTAAAGATCCCTCACGACGTCTCGAACCATGATTGGTCGATGCTGAAGATCTACAACGACCCTGGGGCAAATCGGGACAATTACTTCCGCTCAGACGAAACGCAGGAGGTAAAACTAAAGCTCGCCGCGGAACGCAAGAGTGCAGATGGTTCCACGCCGAGCTTGAAGCTGATTGAAATTCGTTCGCTGCTAGTAGGGCTGGATGCCGACAAGAAGCAAACCCCGGTCAACACCATTTGGAGCATCGAAATAAAGGAATAG
- a CDS encoding glutaminyl-peptide cyclotransferase: MNAFASRRAPSLTRRRMLPYAGIAIALAGTLLASSACTTDESSEAPNSSTAPGSGGKQSTDPTEPKRLNVQVDKSHPWDKSSFTQGVETDAEGNLVVGTGQYKQSRIYRTTLDGKQSDSHDLPNDFFGEGLTIAGDAVWQLTWKEHTAIKRESGDLSEIGRARYEGEGWGLCSQQDRLVMSDGTGTLSFRDPATFAKTGEVSVTKAGQATTMLNELECAPDGSVWANVWQTNEIYRIDPQSGKVTGIANLSGKLPAAERSGADVLNGIALIPNDTSGLSNPTGQRFYLTGKWWDELYEVTITE, translated from the coding sequence ATGAACGCTTTTGCTTCTCGCCGCGCCCCTTCTCTTACTCGACGCCGCATGCTCCCCTACGCCGGCATTGCAATTGCACTCGCGGGTACACTGCTCGCGTCCTCCGCGTGCACCACGGATGAATCCTCCGAAGCTCCCAATTCTTCGACTGCCCCCGGTTCTGGTGGCAAACAATCGACGGATCCAACTGAGCCGAAGCGTCTCAACGTCCAGGTCGATAAGAGTCATCCTTGGGATAAATCCTCTTTCACCCAGGGCGTGGAAACCGATGCCGAAGGAAACCTGGTGGTGGGCACCGGGCAGTACAAGCAATCCCGGATCTACCGAACCACGCTCGACGGAAAACAGTCCGACTCGCATGACTTGCCGAACGATTTCTTCGGGGAGGGGCTCACCATAGCTGGGGATGCAGTCTGGCAACTCACGTGGAAAGAACATACTGCTATCAAACGCGAATCCGGCGACCTTTCCGAAATCGGTCGCGCACGCTACGAAGGCGAAGGCTGGGGCCTTTGTTCCCAGCAAGATCGTCTTGTCATGAGTGATGGGACGGGAACCTTGAGCTTTAGAGACCCCGCGACATTCGCGAAAACCGGGGAAGTTTCTGTCACGAAAGCAGGACAAGCCACGACCATGTTGAATGAATTGGAATGCGCACCAGATGGATCCGTGTGGGCCAATGTATGGCAAACCAACGAGATTTATCGCATTGATCCGCAGTCTGGAAAGGTGACTGGGATTGCGAATCTAAGCGGCAAACTTCCGGCGGCTGAACGTTCAGGAGCAGATGTCCTCAATGGCATTGCCCTCATTCCCAACGACACTTCCGGCTTATCCAATCCCACTGGTCAGCGGTTCTACCTCACGGGCAAGTGGTGGGATGAGCTGTACGAAGTGACGATTACGGAATAG
- a CDS encoding DUF3027 domain-containing protein, with amino-acid sequence MTKWGSTLVSPPPLGGTAVHRFVSEVPGYSGWEWIAVLASVPGSGEITVNEVSLQAGRDAKLAPEWVPYEDRVQPGDLGPGDVLPPRLDDNRLIQWRALDAVPDGNQGFPRNPAAEDTLSEQGLQEAVARWRATNGADSDFAQQAEFNCETCAFYLPFNSMETGLGVCANEYSADGQVVSQEYGCGAHSATKDDTYREGRREYGAFDDGRGVDRWGHHG; translated from the coding sequence ATGACGAAGTGGGGAAGCACCTTGGTGTCACCGCCACCGCTGGGGGGAACGGCTGTGCACCGCTTCGTGAGCGAGGTGCCGGGATATAGCGGCTGGGAGTGGATTGCAGTTCTCGCAAGCGTTCCTGGAAGCGGGGAAATAACCGTTAATGAAGTGTCTCTGCAGGCGGGGCGGGATGCGAAGCTCGCTCCAGAGTGGGTTCCTTACGAGGACCGCGTACAACCTGGAGATCTGGGGCCAGGCGATGTGCTGCCACCGCGGTTGGATGATAACCGACTGATCCAGTGGCGAGCCCTAGATGCAGTTCCGGACGGTAATCAGGGCTTCCCGCGAAACCCGGCCGCGGAAGACACCTTGTCAGAACAAGGCCTCCAAGAAGCAGTGGCACGGTGGCGCGCGACAAACGGGGCGGATTCGGATTTTGCGCAGCAAGCGGAGTTTAACTGCGAGACCTGTGCCTTCTACCTGCCCTTTAACTCGATGGAAACCGGTTTGGGGGTGTGCGCGAACGAATACTCGGCTGACGGGCAAGTGGTCTCGCAGGAATACGGATGTGGCGCGCACTCGGCGACTAAAGATGACACATACCGTGAGGGGCGCCGTGAATACGGGGCCTTCGATGACGGCCGGGGAGTGGACAGGTGGGGGCACCACGGGTGA
- a CDS encoding NCS2 family permease, with amino-acid sequence MAKAVKGERPDAPEPSSASNNKTAAAGKSSSGLDRFFKISERGSTVGTEIRGGVVTFFAMAYIIILNPLILGTTADHSGNMLGTSRVAAVTALAAGIMTIAFGIFAKYPFGIAAGLGINTLVAVTFVATEGLTWPEAMGLVVLDGIVIVVLALSGVREAVFNSIPDSLKAAIGVGIGLFIALIGLVDAGFVRRIPDAAGTTVPVSLGINGSIASWPTLVFVLGLFICGALVVRRVRGGLFIGIVVTTIIALVVEAVTGTGPSFVDGQPNPKGWNLAVPELPNSLGGLPDLSLVGAVNLFGAFSRVGVLAAALLLFTLVLANFFDAMGTMTALGKQAQLVDDKGNLPNLRTALVVEGAGAVVGGAVSGSSNTVYVDSAAGIGDGARTGLANVVTGVLFLLAMFLTPLYEIVPIEAAAPVLVIVGALMMSQIRDIDFSQFDIALPAFLTIVIMPFTYSIANGIGVGFIAYVFMAVVGGKAKKVHPLLYVVAILFVVYFVVDPVLGAIQG; translated from the coding sequence ATGGCAAAGGCAGTAAAGGGCGAGCGCCCCGATGCACCGGAACCTTCCAGTGCATCCAACAACAAGACCGCTGCAGCAGGTAAAAGCAGCAGCGGACTAGATCGGTTCTTCAAAATCAGCGAGCGGGGAAGTACCGTCGGCACCGAGATCCGCGGTGGTGTGGTTACCTTCTTCGCGATGGCCTACATCATCATCCTGAACCCGCTCATTTTGGGCACAACCGCGGACCACTCTGGCAACATGCTGGGGACCTCCCGTGTCGCAGCGGTGACCGCTTTGGCGGCGGGCATCATGACCATCGCGTTCGGTATTTTCGCCAAGTATCCTTTCGGCATTGCAGCTGGCCTAGGGATTAATACGCTGGTGGCGGTGACATTTGTCGCCACTGAAGGTCTAACTTGGCCCGAGGCCATGGGATTGGTCGTCCTAGACGGCATCGTCATTGTCGTGCTGGCACTATCCGGTGTGCGCGAAGCTGTGTTTAATTCCATCCCGGATTCCCTAAAAGCTGCTATCGGTGTGGGTATTGGATTGTTCATCGCCCTGATCGGCCTCGTGGATGCTGGCTTCGTGCGCCGTATTCCCGATGCAGCGGGGACAACGGTTCCCGTCAGTTTGGGCATTAATGGCTCTATCGCTTCCTGGCCAACCCTGGTTTTCGTCTTAGGGTTGTTCATCTGTGGAGCCCTCGTTGTCCGCCGCGTACGCGGTGGCTTGTTCATCGGGATTGTGGTGACCACCATCATCGCCCTCGTCGTGGAGGCTGTAACCGGTACAGGCCCAAGCTTCGTTGATGGTCAGCCAAACCCGAAGGGCTGGAACCTTGCAGTGCCGGAGCTTCCCAATTCTTTGGGTGGACTTCCGGATCTCTCCCTAGTGGGAGCCGTCAACCTTTTTGGCGCATTCTCCCGAGTCGGCGTGCTCGCTGCGGCCTTATTGCTGTTCACCCTCGTTCTCGCCAACTTCTTTGATGCCATGGGTACGATGACCGCCCTCGGCAAGCAGGCACAGCTTGTCGATGACAAGGGCAACTTGCCAAACCTGCGCACCGCGCTGGTGGTGGAAGGCGCTGGTGCGGTTGTTGGTGGTGCGGTCTCCGGATCTTCGAACACTGTTTACGTCGATTCCGCCGCAGGCATCGGTGATGGTGCGCGTACTGGTCTAGCGAATGTTGTGACCGGCGTGCTGTTCCTACTTGCTATGTTCCTTACTCCGCTGTACGAGATCGTGCCTATCGAGGCCGCAGCGCCTGTGCTCGTTATCGTAGGAGCCCTCATGATGTCTCAGATTCGGGATATCGATTTCTCCCAGTTTGATATTGCGCTGCCAGCGTTCCTCACAATCGTGATCATGCCGTTTACGTATTCCATTGCCAACGGCATTGGTGTGGGCTTCATCGCTTACGTTTTCATGGCGGTTGTCGGTGGCAAGGCGAAGAAGGTGCATCCGCTGCTGTACGTGGTGGCCATTCTGTTCGTGGTCTACTTCGTCGTGGACCCTGTTCTCGGTGCCATCCAAGGCTAA
- a CDS encoding TrmH family RNA methyltransferase: protein MTSSWFNPQLVEDPADPRLDDVRDLNSSDSRPDLPGGKGLVIAEGTLVVPRLLASRYPVRSIVGFRPKLDALAEQLQAEGFFTSDAHRPPEYQPPQVFEVSREVLREVAGFDMHRGLVAAANRVAERGVEEVLDLVEATNDGAKVVAVLEGVGDHENIGAMFRNAAGLGVDAVLFGAATADPLYRRSVRVSMGHVLRTPFARLEGKTTTWQRSLEQLRRRGYTVIALTPNTEETLMSAVALAQRRAEAEQRESRIAIMVGAEGPGLTEHAMRAADIRAAIPMASGTDSLNVATAAAIGFYAARH from the coding sequence ATGACATCTTCATGGTTTAACCCGCAGCTCGTAGAGGATCCCGCAGATCCTCGCTTGGACGATGTTCGCGATCTCAATTCTTCGGATTCTCGTCCGGATTTACCCGGTGGGAAAGGATTGGTCATCGCCGAGGGCACCCTGGTGGTGCCTCGCCTGTTGGCTTCCAGGTACCCAGTGCGCAGCATCGTCGGCTTTCGGCCCAAGTTGGACGCGCTAGCGGAACAACTTCAAGCTGAAGGGTTTTTTACTTCCGACGCCCACAGGCCCCCTGAGTACCAACCACCCCAGGTGTTCGAAGTCAGCCGGGAAGTACTGCGTGAGGTAGCCGGCTTCGATATGCACCGTGGCCTAGTCGCCGCGGCGAATAGGGTTGCCGAAAGGGGCGTCGAAGAAGTTCTGGACCTCGTGGAAGCAACAAACGACGGTGCCAAAGTTGTAGCTGTGTTGGAAGGTGTGGGGGATCACGAAAACATTGGGGCAATGTTTCGCAATGCAGCGGGCCTAGGGGTTGATGCCGTGTTGTTCGGGGCAGCTACGGCCGATCCGCTTTATCGGCGCAGTGTGCGCGTGAGCATGGGGCATGTGCTGCGCACACCTTTTGCGCGGTTGGAAGGCAAGACAACCACATGGCAGCGATCTCTGGAGCAGCTTCGGCGCAGGGGCTACACAGTCATCGCGCTGACCCCGAATACCGAGGAAACGCTGATGAGTGCCGTTGCTCTAGCTCAGCGACGTGCAGAGGCAGAGCAGCGGGAATCGCGCATCGCGATCATGGTGGGAGCTGAGGGGCCGGGATTAACGGAGCACGCGATGCGTGCCGCTGATATTCGTGCGGCCATTCCGATGGCGAGTGGTACCGATTCCTTGAATGTAGCTACCGCCGCAGCGATCGGATTTTACGCAGCGCGGCATTAG
- a CDS encoding DUF6928 family protein, whose amino-acid sequence MALVTLWFVSAANPASVLEQEPKADRGFARKYLAQLDPSLPLTHIGDFDMVRSAAPGPSEYYIGGYPGLSVVQTVMPDLHKLSELPEEFRNLVNTPDVYATAVFDEGFRACAHTASDGEPAPGSNSDLALQEDEKYHITGEVDDTPAPEYDPSFGAFAHWSAGTLKRSFSATRQNILEDIGLPEPFESQFWAGNASATGIELPFHPSELAMASVEGWLGFSISPYDDGAAQLPVAAFATDGRPEAKSSEYGSNAAGRTQLSDRGALRDRVLPPASQDVSLHQEEQGYDDYAEAGAPAEPSGQEVVRELGKSFLTTVRWGANAALRKIRSLRR is encoded by the coding sequence ATGGCCCTGGTGACCTTGTGGTTTGTGAGTGCTGCTAATCCAGCCTCTGTATTAGAACAAGAACCCAAAGCTGACCGCGGGTTTGCCAGGAAATACTTGGCGCAATTGGACCCTTCCCTACCGCTGACCCACATCGGCGATTTCGATATGGTGCGCAGCGCAGCGCCCGGCCCAAGCGAGTATTACATCGGTGGCTATCCCGGACTTTCCGTAGTGCAGACCGTGATGCCCGATCTGCACAAACTATCCGAGTTGCCGGAGGAGTTCCGCAACCTCGTCAATACCCCGGATGTGTACGCCACTGCGGTATTTGATGAAGGTTTTCGCGCCTGCGCGCACACTGCCTCGGACGGGGAGCCCGCCCCTGGCTCCAACAGCGATCTTGCCTTGCAAGAAGACGAAAAGTATCACATCACCGGCGAAGTGGATGACACCCCAGCGCCAGAATACGATCCCAGCTTCGGCGCATTCGCCCACTGGTCCGCTGGCACGCTAAAACGGAGTTTCTCCGCCACACGCCAAAATATCCTTGAGGATATCGGGCTTCCAGAACCATTCGAATCTCAATTCTGGGCAGGAAACGCCTCAGCTACCGGTATTGAGCTACCTTTCCATCCATCCGAATTAGCTATGGCCAGTGTAGAAGGGTGGTTGGGCTTTTCGATCTCCCCCTACGACGACGGCGCAGCTCAATTGCCCGTGGCAGCGTTCGCCACTGACGGTCGCCCCGAAGCTAAATCCAGCGAATATGGTAGTAACGCAGCTGGGCGCACCCAGCTCAGTGATCGTGGTGCCTTGCGGGATCGGGTACTTCCCCCGGCAAGTCAAGACGTTTCCTTGCATCAGGAAGAGCAGGGTTACGACGATTACGCAGAAGCCGGAGCGCCTGCAGAACCCTCTGGTCAGGAAGTTGTCCGCGAACTCGGGAAATCGTTCCTCACCACAGTGCGCTGGGGCGCTAATGCCGCGCTGCGTAAAATCCGATCGCTGCGGCGGTAG